The Prunus persica cultivar Lovell chromosome G7, Prunus_persica_NCBIv2, whole genome shotgun sequence genome has a segment encoding these proteins:
- the LOC18770396 gene encoding protein PLANT CADMIUM RESISTANCE 10 — protein MKSQSSYAPPAYIPLGMSDSESAIVLRNEEPPKQQNSVDGPVQWSSGICACCDDMQSCCVGLFCPCFLFGKNAEFLGSGTFIGSCMMHFILWALVNTVCCLLTEGLVLGVPGCFVACYACGYRRTLRSKYNLQEAPCGDFVTHFFCHLCAICQEYREIREKSADSGFPDLSLAVVTAPPVQTMEPGLEE, from the exons ATGAAGAGCCAAAGCAGTTATGCCCCACCGGCGTACATTCCTTTAGGGATGTCGGATTCTGAATCGGCAATTGTTTTGCGAAATGAAGAGCCTCCCAAGCAGCAAAACAGTGTTGATGGGCCTGTACAATGGTCTTCTGGAATCTGCGCATGCTGTGACGATATGCAGAGCT GTTGTGTAGGTCTATTTTGTCCttgctttttatttggaaagaATGCAGAATTTCTGGGTTCTGGGACATTCATAGGATCATGCATGatgcattttattttgtgggcACTCGTTAATACCGTCTGCTGCTTATTGACTGAGGGTCTTGTTTTGGGAGTACCGGGATGCTTTGTTGCATGTTATGCTTGTGGCTACCGCAGGACCCTAAGATCAAAGTATAATCTTCAG GAAGCACCATGTGGAGACTTTGTCACTCATTTTTTCTGCCATTTGTGTGCCATTTGTCAAGAGTACAGGGAGATCCGAGAAAAATCTGCTGATTCTGGCTTTCCTGACCTGAGTCTGGCCGTAGTTACAGCCCCACCAGTCCAGACAATGGAACCGGGTCTTGAAGAGTAA